The following are from one region of the Centropristis striata isolate RG_2023a ecotype Rhode Island chromosome 19, C.striata_1.0, whole genome shotgun sequence genome:
- the prodha gene encoding proline dehydrogenase 1, mitochondrial yields MSYTKFVAALVRVKPGNVSKIRISPGRCRSTVASTKTQEEKEQQIDGCTVVEALPVELISQTKNVNNTQLNKIHIDFDNTKEAYRSKGNIELLRSLLVFKLCTIDFLVEKNKELMDLSKKVLGQWMFEKMMKMTFYGQFVAGEDHNSIKPLIQKNQAFGVGAVLDYSVEEDLTQEEAEKKEMDSCVSEAEKESPGADHREKKYKAHRQFGDRRGGVISARTYFYADESKCDNQMETFINCIRASGGASADGFSAIKMTALGRPQFLLQFSEVLVKWRRFFNFLAAQQGKSDMMVLEQKLELEELKESLTTMGIGPKDDIENWFTGEKLGLSGTIDLLDWNSLINDTTKISNLLMVPNLETGHLEPLLNKFTAEEERQMKRMLQRVDVLAKHAVENGVRLMVDAEQTYFQPAISRLTLEMQRIFNREKPIIFNTYQCYLKEAYDNVTVDVELSRREGWYFGAKLVRGAYMYQERDRAQEIGYEDPINPDYEATNRMYHKCLEFVLEEIEHSRKANVMVATHNEDTVKFTLEKMNEMGLSPTENKVYFGQLLGMCDQISFPLGQAGFPVYKYVPYGPVNEVIPYLSRRAQENRGFMKGSQRERSLLWRELKRRVLGGQIFYKPVY; encoded by the exons ATGTCGTATACTAAGTTTGTAGCAGCTCTTGTTAGGGTGAAGCCGGGCAATGTCAGTAAAATACGTATTTCACCTGGAAGATGTCGGTCAACAGTAGCATCCACCAAGACCCAAGAAGAGAAAGAGCAGCAGATAGATGGGTGCACCGTGGTGGAAGCTCTGCCGGTTGAACTAATCAGCCAGACCAAAAATGTTAATAACACGCAGTTAAATAAGATCCATATTGACTTCGACAACACCAAGGAAGCCTACAGAAGCAAAGGTAACATTGAACTGCTTCGAAGTCTGCTGGTCTTCAAGCTATGTACAATTGACTTCCTCgttgagaaaaacaaagag ctgATGGATCTGAGTAAGAAGGTGCTTGGTCAGTGGATGTTTGaaaagatgatgaagatgaccTTCTATGGCCAGTTTGTGGCCGGGGAAGACCACAACTCCATCAAACCTTTAATTCAGAAGAATCAGGCCTTTGGTGTGGGAGCAGTTCTGGACTACAGTGTTGAAGAGGACTTGACACAAGAAGAGGCAGAGAAGAAAGAAATGGA TTCATGTGTTTCTGAAGCAGAGAAAGAAAGTCCAG GTGCTGATCATCGTGAGAAGAAGTACAAGGCCCATCGTCAGTTCGGGGACAGGCGTGGAGGGGTTATTAGTGCTCGTACCTACTTCTATGCAGATGAGTCCAAATGTGACAACCAAATGGAGACATTCATAAACTGCATTAGAGCCTCTG GGGGAGCCTCAGCAGATGGATTTTCTGCCATCAAAATGACAGCTCTCGGACGGCCACAGTTCCTT CTCCAGTTTTCAGAAGTCCTGGTTAAATGGAGACGGTTCTTCAACTTCCTCGCAGCACAACAGGGAAAGTCTGATATGATGGTTTTGGAACAAAAACTGGAGCTGGAAGAACTCAAG GAAAGTTTGACTACGATGGGCATTGGACCCAAGGATGACATAGAGAATTGGTTTACTGGAGAGAAACTGGGTTTGTCAGG AACGATAGATCTGCTGGACTGGAACAGTTTAATAAACGATACAACAAAAATCTCCAACCTGCTTATGGTGCCAAACCTTGAG ACAGGCCATCTGGAGCCTTTGCTGAACAAGTTTACAgctgaggaggagaggcagatGAAAAGAATGCTACAGAGAGTGGACGTCCTGGCCAAG CATGCCGTGGAAAATGGGGTCAGGCTGATGGTGGACGCTGAGCAGACGTACTTCCAACCAGCCATTAGTCGACTGACCCTTGAAATGCAGAGAATTTTCAACAGAGAAAAGCCAATAATTTTCAACACCTACCAGTGTTACCTGAAG GAAGCCTATGACAATGTAACCGTGGATGTTGAGCTGTCACGACGTGAGGGCTGGTACTTTGGTGCCAAACTGGTCCGCGGAGCCTACATGTATCAAGAGAGAGACAGGGCCCAAGAGATTGGCTACGAAGACCCAATAAACCCAGATTATGAGGCCACGAACAGGATGTACCacaa GTGTTTGGAGTTTGTGCTGGAGGAGATCGAACACAGCCGGAAAGCAAATGTCATGGTGGCAACGCACAACGAGGACACAGTGAAATTCACATTAGAAaa gATGAATGAGATGGGCCTTTCACCCACTGAGAATAAAGTTTACTTTGGACAGCTGCTGGGCATGTGTGACCAGATCAGCTTCCCGCTAG GTCAAGCAGGTTTCCCGGTCTACAAGTATGTTCCTTACGGCCCAGTCAACGAGGTAATCCCCTATCTGTCTCGCCGCGCTCAAGAGAACCGTGGCTTCATGAAGGGATCTCAGAGAGAGCGCAGCCTGCTGTGGAGGGAGCTGAAGCGCAGGGTGCTGGGTGGACAGATTTTCTACAAGCCTGTCTACTGA
- the srsf9 gene encoding serine/arginine-rich splicing factor 9 — MSDGRIYVGNLPVDVQERDIEDLFYKYGKIRDIELKNNRGTIPFAFVRFEDPRDADDAVYGRNGYGYGDSKLRVEYPRSSGAKFGPMGGGGGGGGGGGGERGGGGERGGGGGGARGRFGPPTRRSEFRVIVTGLPPTGSWQDLKDHMREAGDVCFADVQRDGEGVVEFLRREDMEYALRRLDGTEFRSHQGETAYIRVYEKRGTPNWNRSRSRSRSRGRYSPPYHNRGSPPPRYQSPPRHAMSRHSPPPRRHPPQHHSPPPRHYR, encoded by the exons ATGTCGGATGGCCGGATCTATGTGGGGAATCTTCCTGTGGATGTCCAGGAGAGAGACATTGAGGACCTCTTCTACAAATATGGAAAAATCCGGGACATTGAATTGAAGAACAATAGAGGCACTATCCCGTTTGCCTTTGTCCGTTTTGAAGACCCACG GGATGCAGATGATGCTGTCTATGGAAGGAATGGATATGGATATGGAGACTCCAAGCTGCGTGTGGAGTATCCTCGATCCTCTGGTGCTAAATTTGGGCctatgggaggaggaggaggaggaggtggtggaggaggaggagaaagaggtggaggaggagaaagaggtggtggaggaggaggagctagGGGAAGATTTGGACCCCCAACTCGAAGATCTGAATTCCGGGTCATAGTGACTG GGTTACCACCAACTGGAAGCTGGCAGGATCTGAAGGATCATATGCGCGAGGCGGGAGACGTTTGTTTTGCAGATGTGCAGCGTGACGGAGAGGGCGTGGTGGAATTCCTCCGTAGAGAGGACATGGAGTATGCATTACGCAGACTTGATGGGACTGAGTTCCGCTCACATCAA gGAGAGACTGCCTACATCCGTGTTTATGAGAAGAGGGGCACTCCCAACTGGAATCGGTCACGTTCCCGCTCCAGATCCAGGGGTCGCTATTCACCTCCCTACCATAATAGAGGATCTCCCCCTCCACGCTACCAGTCGCCACCACGGCATGCAATGTCACGCCATAGTCCTCCCCCCAGGAGGCACCCTCCCCAGCACCATAGCCCGCCACCGCGTCATTACCGGTAA